The Oncorhynchus tshawytscha isolate Ot180627B linkage group LG30, Otsh_v2.0, whole genome shotgun sequence genome includes a region encoding these proteins:
- the LOC112250191 gene encoding tripartite motif-containing protein 16-like gives MAESNFPLPPDGFTCLLCADMLRDPITISCGDTYCLECIKIYWDQYDHLGVYSCPQCRATFSPRPVLRRNVPNVTQELELQPFPYLQRDSLCDFCVGRRSKAVKSCLMCLAYYCETHVKPHYESATFKRHKLVDETGHLDRKICPQHQKGLELFCRSDQMCICVLCTVREHRSHNIISAEEERAEKQKNLAVTQSEVQHIIQERMKELQELRHHVDVLKSNAQRVISDSDKIFSEMLQAVERWHAEVSQLTKANMQVAMSQAEGYVERLEQEILELQRKDVELRQILDTEDNIHFLQNFPTLCVPPEPTVPKVLINPQFSFGEITKTATDMKEHLDDICKKELSKISKLVSDTPVYILSPRGGDKQFKAPSRADFQEPKTRADFLRYSCPLTFDPNTAYKELVLFEGNHKVMRKKTVQFYPDHPERFDGFSQVLCRESLGGFRYYWEAEWSGEFSIGVAYKSISRKSKNSHSLLGYNDKSWSLLCSDSGYSAWHNKMDKDLPEAPRATRVGVYLDYTANTVAFYSVSEAMELIHKFKAQFSEPLYAGFGVGSSVSLCQLKENLHLYRAQ, from the exons ATGGCTGAGTCTAACTTCCCCCTGCCTCCAGATGGCTTCACATGTCTTCTGTGTGCAGACATGCTGCGAGACCCCATCACCATCTCCTGTGGAGACACCTACTGTCTGGAGTGCATCAAGATCTACTGGGACCAGTACGACCACCTGGGGGTGTACAGCTGCCCACAGTGCCGGGCCACTTTCAGCCCTCGCCCCGTGCTGAGACGCAATGTGCCCAACGTGACCCAGGAGCTCGAGCTGCAGCCCTTCCCCTACCTCCAGAGGGATTCACTGTGTGACTTCTGTGTAGGCCGCCGCAGCAAGGCTGTCAAGTCCTGCCTGATGTGCCTGGCCTACTACTGCGAGACACACGTCAAGCCTCACTACGAGTCGGCCACCTTCAAGAGGCACAAGCTGGTGGATGAGACGGGTCACCTGGACAGGAAAATCTGTCCGCAGCACCAGAAGGGCCTGGAGCTGTTCTGTCGCTCGGACcagatgtgtatctgtgtgctgtGTACAGTCAGGGAGCACCGCAGCCACAACATCATCTCTGCTGAGGAGGAGCGCGCTGAGAAACAG AAAAACCTGGCAgtgacccagtctgaggtccagcaCATCATTCAGGAGCGGATGAAGGAACTGCAGGAGTTGAGACACCATGTTGACGTTCTCAAG AGCAATGCCCAGCGGGTGATATCGGACAGTGATAAGATCTTCAGTGAGATGTTGCAGGCAGTGGAGCGATGGCACGCTGAGGTGAGCCAGCTGACTAAGGCCAACATGCAGGTGGCCATGTCACAGGCTGAGGGATACGTGGAGCGGCTGGAGCAGGAGATCCTGGAGCTGCAGCGCAAAGATGTTGAGCTGCGCCAGATCCTGGACACAGAGGATAACATCCACTTCCTACAG AATTTCCCCACGCTGTGTGTTCCTCCTGAGCCCACGGTGCCCAAAGTACTAATCAACCCCCAGTTCTCCTTCGGAGAGATCACGAAGACTGCCACCGACATGAAGGAGCATCTAGATGACATCTGTAAGAAGGAGCTGAGCAAAATCTCCAAGCTAG TAAGTGATACCCCTGTTTACATACTTTCACCAAGAGGTGGAGACAAACAATTCAAAG CACCCTCCAGGGCAGATTTTCAGGAACCCAAAACTAGGGCAGACTTCTTGAGAT ATTCCTGTCCGCTCACCTTTGACCCCAACACAGCCTACAAAGAACTGGTTCTGTTTGAGGGGAACCACAAAGTGATGCGGAAGAAGACAGTCCAGTTTTACCCGGACCACCCCGAGCGATTCGATGGCTTCTCCCAGGTTCTATGCAGGGAGTCACTGGGTGGGTTCAGGTACTACTGGGAAGCAGAGTGGAGCGGGGAGTTCTCAATCGGAGTGGCCTACAAGAGCATCAGCCGCAAGAGTAAGAACTCtcacagtctgctgggctacaacgacaagtcctggagtctgctctgctctgactcGGGCTACTCCGCATGGCACAACAAGATGGACAAAGACCTGCCAGAGGCCCCGCGGGCCACACGGGTTGGAGTGTACTTGGACTACACTGCCAACACGGTGGCCTTCTACTCTGTGTCAGAGGCCATGGAGCTGATCCACAAATTCAAGGCCCAGTTCTCTGAGCCCCTGTATGCAGGCTTTGGAGTGGGTTCTTCCGTGTCCCTCTGCCAACTAAAGGAGAACCTCCATCTTTACCGAGCACAGTGA
- the LOC112250193 gene encoding zinc finger protein with KRAB and SCAN domains 8-like isoform X1, with the protein MNVVEFLVSLLDVHKQQLKALTRQGEIQEKVLSQLVKDGLTKTLDRSSPQDEEEQRRPGMTTGRDKDPEDWVARLAGLLQEETQKKSQPIRPQGLTNASQTREQGQMWTVEDKSRQDFLSLRYDTQKGARELGQRLDSAAKHWLRPDLRTAAQVEQCVAMEQFLSLLPKEAGAWVQKRQPRDMEEAISMAEQRLGSGVFTVSSPAPTQTDTAQSSTEAHEQGSVKMQSTSDQPDALTKSFLNQLETVKLESVHFSLEIPDVGMTSYQEEQDEHKRVPEEGSIFVCKQEVEDPDWHQESAPPEPIQMSVRTTEHESMSVDTPYIFLPRNNPLSSTMYTHPTPTVSSQIPSPQSPPPLAPDAYHPHVQNSPVIAGLRSNASSDETELTARYTRLISEDGQLTWGTLSGVPSPSFYTRQSSPSPSHQCPDCGCCFAQQRNLEEHRNIHTGARPFVCGVCGKAFCHRRTLNKHTRIHSWERPFQCTDCGQTFKLKDTMKRHQVSHSKPGPGARHLSHSR; encoded by the exons ATGAATGTAGTTGAGTTCCTGGTGTCCCTGCTGGATGTGCATAAACAACAGCTGAAAGCGCTgaccagacagggggagatcCAGGAAAAGGTCCTCAGCCAGCTGGTCAAGGATGGTTTAACCAAAACCCTTGACCGGTCTTCACCGCAGGATGAAGAGGAACAGAGAAGGCCTGGGATGACAACAGGGAGAGATAAAGACCCAGAGGACTGGGTTGCTAGGCTGGCTGGGCTGCTGCAAGAGGAGACACAGAAGAAGAGTCAACCGATCAGACCCCAGGGGTTGACTAATGCCTCCCAGACCAGGGAACAGGGACAGATGTGGACTGTGGAGGACAAGAGCAGGCAGGACTTCCTGTCCCTGAGGTACGACACCCAGAAGGGAGCCAGAGAGCTGGGGCAGAGGCTTGACTCAGCTGCTAAGCACTGGCTTAGGCCTGACCTAAGGACTGCTGCACAAGTAGAGCAGTGTGTTGCCATGGAGCAGTTTCTGTCCCTATTGCCAAAGGAGGCTGGTGCCTGGGTGCAGAAGCGGCAGCCCAGGGATATGGAGGAAGCAATCAGCATGGCTGAGCAGCGGCTTGGGTCTGGGGTCTTCACCGTCTCCTCGCCTGcccctacacagacagacacagcacagaGCTCAACAGAGGCACATGAACAAGG GAGTGTCAAGATGCAGAGCACCAGTGATCAGCCAGATGCTTTGACCAAGTCATTTCTCAACCAGCTGGAGACAGTTAAACTGGAGTCTGTCCATTTCAGCCTGGAGATTCCTGACGTGGGGATGACCAGCTATCAGGAGGAGCAGGACGAGCATAAGAGGGTCCCAGAGGAAGGGTCCATCTTTGTGTGTAAGCAGGAAGTGGAAGATCCTGACTGGCATCAGGAGAGTGCTCCTCCAGAGCCCATCCAAATGTCTGTGAGAACAACAGAACATGAAAGCATGTCTGTGGACACACCTTACATCTTCCTTCCCAGAAAcaaccctctctcctccaccatgtACACGCATCCAACACCCACAGTGTCCAGTCAGATCCCCTCCCCACAGTCACCCCCACCCCTAGCTCCTGACGCCTATCATCCACATGTCCAGAACAGCCCAGTGATAGCCGGACTGCGGAGTAATGCTTCTAGTGACGAGACTGAGCTTACTGCCAGGTACACAAGGCTAATCTCTGAAGATGGACAGTTGACCTGGGGGACCCTCTCGGGTGTTCCTTCACCCTCCTTCTACACTCGCCAGTCATCACCCTCGCCCTCCCATCAGTGCCCAGACTGTGGCTGCTGCTTCGCCCAGCAGAGGAACCTGGAGGAGCACAGGAACATTCACACGGGAGCGAGGCCCTTCGTCTGTGGGGTGTGTGGCAAGGCCTTCTGCCACCGCCGCACCctcaacaaacacacacgcatccaCTCCTGGGAGAGACCCTTTCAATGTACTGACTGTGGACAGACCTTCAAACTCAAAGACACCATGAAGAGGCACCAGGTTTCCCACAGCAAGCCAGGGCCAGGGGCACGTCACCTCTCTCACTCACGCTGA
- the LOC112250193 gene encoding zinc finger protein with KRAB and SCAN domains 8-like isoform X2 produces MNVVEFLVSLLDVHKQQLKALTRQGEIQEKVLSQLVKDGLTKTLDRSSPQDEEEQRRPGMTTGRDKDPEDWVARLAGLLQEETQKKSQPIRPQGLTNASQTREQGQMWTVEDKSRQDFLSLRYDTQKGARELGQRLDSAAKHWLRPDLRTAAQVEQCVAMEQFLSLLPKEAGAWVQKRQPRDMEEAISMAEQRLGSGVFTVSSPAPTQTDTAQSSTEAHEQGLEIPDVGMTSYQEEQDEHKRVPEEGSIFVCKQEVEDPDWHQESAPPEPIQMSVRTTEHESMSVDTPYIFLPRNNPLSSTMYTHPTPTVSSQIPSPQSPPPLAPDAYHPHVQNSPVIAGLRSNASSDETELTARYTRLISEDGQLTWGTLSGVPSPSFYTRQSSPSPSHQCPDCGCCFAQQRNLEEHRNIHTGARPFVCGVCGKAFCHRRTLNKHTRIHSWERPFQCTDCGQTFKLKDTMKRHQVSHSKPGPGARHLSHSR; encoded by the exons ATGAATGTAGTTGAGTTCCTGGTGTCCCTGCTGGATGTGCATAAACAACAGCTGAAAGCGCTgaccagacagggggagatcCAGGAAAAGGTCCTCAGCCAGCTGGTCAAGGATGGTTTAACCAAAACCCTTGACCGGTCTTCACCGCAGGATGAAGAGGAACAGAGAAGGCCTGGGATGACAACAGGGAGAGATAAAGACCCAGAGGACTGGGTTGCTAGGCTGGCTGGGCTGCTGCAAGAGGAGACACAGAAGAAGAGTCAACCGATCAGACCCCAGGGGTTGACTAATGCCTCCCAGACCAGGGAACAGGGACAGATGTGGACTGTGGAGGACAAGAGCAGGCAGGACTTCCTGTCCCTGAGGTACGACACCCAGAAGGGAGCCAGAGAGCTGGGGCAGAGGCTTGACTCAGCTGCTAAGCACTGGCTTAGGCCTGACCTAAGGACTGCTGCACAAGTAGAGCAGTGTGTTGCCATGGAGCAGTTTCTGTCCCTATTGCCAAAGGAGGCTGGTGCCTGGGTGCAGAAGCGGCAGCCCAGGGATATGGAGGAAGCAATCAGCATGGCTGAGCAGCGGCTTGGGTCTGGGGTCTTCACCGTCTCCTCGCCTGcccctacacagacagacacagcacagaGCTCAACAGAGGCACATGAACAAGG CCTGGAGATTCCTGACGTGGGGATGACCAGCTATCAGGAGGAGCAGGACGAGCATAAGAGGGTCCCAGAGGAAGGGTCCATCTTTGTGTGTAAGCAGGAAGTGGAAGATCCTGACTGGCATCAGGAGAGTGCTCCTCCAGAGCCCATCCAAATGTCTGTGAGAACAACAGAACATGAAAGCATGTCTGTGGACACACCTTACATCTTCCTTCCCAGAAAcaaccctctctcctccaccatgtACACGCATCCAACACCCACAGTGTCCAGTCAGATCCCCTCCCCACAGTCACCCCCACCCCTAGCTCCTGACGCCTATCATCCACATGTCCAGAACAGCCCAGTGATAGCCGGACTGCGGAGTAATGCTTCTAGTGACGAGACTGAGCTTACTGCCAGGTACACAAGGCTAATCTCTGAAGATGGACAGTTGACCTGGGGGACCCTCTCGGGTGTTCCTTCACCCTCCTTCTACACTCGCCAGTCATCACCCTCGCCCTCCCATCAGTGCCCAGACTGTGGCTGCTGCTTCGCCCAGCAGAGGAACCTGGAGGAGCACAGGAACATTCACACGGGAGCGAGGCCCTTCGTCTGTGGGGTGTGTGGCAAGGCCTTCTGCCACCGCCGCACCctcaacaaacacacacgcatccaCTCCTGGGAGAGACCCTTTCAATGTACTGACTGTGGACAGACCTTCAAACTCAAAGACACCATGAAGAGGCACCAGGTTTCCCACAGCAAGCCAGGGCCAGGGGCACGTCACCTCTCTCACTCACGCTGA